A single region of the Gossypium arboreum isolate Shixiya-1 chromosome 12, ASM2569848v2, whole genome shotgun sequence genome encodes:
- the LOC108477104 gene encoding uncharacterized protein LOC108477104, with product MRSMVFSGERGMAMGPERSKPLHNFNLPCLKWGNRRYLRCMKLDDASTATDSSTAPPADHNQHCRRRVLQRRRSPPSKFDSLMVGGMRRRESESSPSSKNTDYAREQRLRISKGEAAAGIEAVREKIIKDLKTAADEIKDAIFRDEVSDDDEVDDDEEEFEEPKHKHKVKDKEREESPAVEVEARPWNLRTRRAACKAPVDGEVTNNNYSSPMRNEVFQSSRVRDKGPPAASAVASYKKKPRPKFSVPLSKKEIEEDFMALAGHRPPRRPKKRARNVQKQLDYLFPGLWLTEVTADAYKVPELAENGKR from the exons ATGCGATCAATGGTGTTTTCCGGTGAGAGAGGGATGGCGATGGGACCCGAGAGATCAAAACCTCTTCACAATTTCAACCTTCCTTGTTTGAAGTGGGGCAATCGGAGATATCTCAGGTGTATGAAACTTGACGATGCTTCCACCGCCACCGACTCTTCCACCGCCCCCCCTGCTGATCACAACCAGCATTGTCGTCGCCGTGTCCTTCAAAGACGCCGATCTCCCCCCTCTAAGTTTGACAGTTTGATGGTTGGTGGAATGCGGCGGCGCGAATCAGAGTCATCTCCCAGCAGCAAGAACACCGATTACGCTAGGGAGCAGCGGTTGAGGATATCTAAGGGGGAGGCGGCGGCGGGGATCGAGGCAGTTAGGGAGAAGATCATTAAGGATCTTAAAACGGCGGCGGATGAGATCAAAGATGCAATTTTTAGAGACGAAGTGTCCGACGACGATGAGGTGGATGACGACGAGGAGGAATTTGAAGAGCCTAAACATAAGCACAAAGTTAAAGATAAAGAGAGGGAGGAATCGCCTGCGGTAGAGGTGGAGGCGAGGCCGTGGAATCTGAGGACAAGGCGTGCCGCGTGTAAGGCTCCGGTTGACGGAGAAGTAACTAACAACAATTACAGTTCTCCGATGAGGAATGAGGTGTTTCAGTCATCCAGAGTAAGAGACAAGGGACCACCGGCGGCATCGGCGGTGGCCTCCTACAAGAAAAAGCCACGACCGAAATTTTCGGTGCCGCTATCGAAGAAAGAGATCGAGGAGGATTTCATGGCGTTGGCCGGGCACCGCCCTCCGAGAAGGCCAAAGAAACGCGCACGCAATGTTCAGAAGCAATTGGAT TACTTGTTTCCCGGATTGTGGCTGACGGAGGTAACGGCGGATGCCTACAAGGTTCCGGAGTTGGCTGAAAACGGCAAG AGGTAG
- the LOC108477569 gene encoding uncharacterized protein LOC108477569, with translation MEVFRKVLEDCNLVDVGFTGNWFTWEIGNLPSTNIQERLDRRVATEEWLALFPEFQLQHLPHTFSDHCPLLINTKKRDVGSTSRSLKFEAWWVLEESFLTVVKNIWANATDDLLSKLESVKRDLERWARQIQYNRKEKEKMLTSKLSKLMEVERNDENLADIIDTRIQLNFEIDKDERYWDQGHESIG, from the coding sequence ATGGAAGTTTTTCGAAAGGTATTAGAGGACTGCAATCTGGTGGATGTAGGTTTTACGGGTAATTGGTTTACGTGGGAAATAGGTAATCTGCCAAGTACTAATATCCAAGAGCGATTGGACAGGAGAGTAGCAACTGAGGAATGGCTTGCTCTTTTTCCTGAATTTCAACTTCAGCACCTCCCTCATACATTCTCAGATCATTGTCCATTACTTATAAACACAAAAAAGAGGGATGTTGGGAGTACATCTAGAAGTTTAAAATTTGAAGCATGGTGGGTTTTGGAGGAATCGTTTCTAACTGTAGTTAAAAATATCTGGGCAAATGCGACAGACGATTTGTTGAGCAAGTTAGAAAGTGTGAAAAGGGACTTGGAGAGGTGGGCTAGACAGATTCAATATAATagaaaagagaaggaaaagatGTTAACCTCCAAATTGAGCAAGCTGATGGAAGTTGAGAGAAATGATGAAAATTTGGCAGATATCATTGATACGAGAATTCAACTCAATTTTGAGATTGATAAAGATGAGCGTTACTGGGATCAAGGGCACGAGTCAATTGGTTAA